The sequence GGTGCCGAGGGTGGTCAGGCCATCAACGTGATCGGCGTACAGCAGCGCCTGCTGTCCGGCGGCCACCCGCGCGGCTGCACTCGACACACGGGCAGGTTGAGCAGCGATGGCGGATTCGAGCACGGTGACGCGGGTCTGGCCGTCTTCGCGACGCACCAGGAAACGCGTCCCCAACGCCGTGACCGTGCCTTGTTCGGTACGTACGACAAAGGGACGCTGCGGGTCTTTGGCCACTTCGACCCATAACTCTCCGCGCCGCAGGTCGATCAGCCGGCGCTGGCCGTCAAACTCAATGTCCACCGCTGAATCGCTGTTGAGCTGCAACTGGCTGTGGTCTTCCAACATCATTGAGCGACGCTCGCCCACGCCGGTCCGCTGATCTGCCAGCCACACAGGCGCCTGACGTACGCCTTGCCAGGCCACGGCTGCCGCGACCAATAAGACCAACGCCGTACCGGCGCGCCGCAGAGCCGGCTTGCGCTGGGCCGCGAAGGCTCGCTCCAGGGTTTTGCGCGAGCGGGAAGCGGGCAAGCCGTCAAAACGCCCCCAGAGAATCTCCAGCCGCGACAATGCGAGGGCATGCCCCGGATCGGCATCACGCCAAACCGCGCAGGCCTGGCGCTGGCTTTCATCGGCCTCACCGGAATGCAACACCGTCAACCACTGGGCGGCCGCAGCGACTTGCTCGGGCGTGGGTTCGGATCGGTTCACGGCGTTGGCACGTACAGCAGCGTGTAGCAATGCACCATGACCTGGGCGATGTACTGTTTGATCATGCTTTTCGAAACGCCGAGGTGCTCGGCGATTTCCGCGTGGGTCCAGCCGTCCAGGCGGTTGAGCAGAAAGGCTTGCCGGGTTTTTTCCGCCAGACCATCCAGCAGGCGGGCGACCGACTCCAGCAACTCGAGAATTTGATGCAGTTCTTCAGGGCTGATTGCCGCCGCGTCGGCGCTTTCATGGGCCAGCACCGCCAGGTAGGCGCGTTCGAGCTTGCGTCGGCGTTCGCCATCGATCAGCAGGCGAATCGCCGTGGTGGTGAGGAAGGCGCGTGGCTCTTGCAGGCGCTCGGGTTCGGCGAGGCTCAGAAGGCGAATAAACGTATCTTGTGCCAAGTCCGCCGCGCGCTGGGAGCAACCGAGTTTTTTGCGTAGCCAGTTGTGCAGCCAGCCGTGGTGGTCGCTATAAAGCAGACCGACCAGGCGATTGCGCGGCGAGTCGGGCTGCATAAGGGGGTGATGGGCTGGCACTGCGGCATCCTGAAGGGGGTGAACCTGCATGAATGCGAATATATTTCATTTGGTAACGGGTGTCACTAAGCCTGGTTGGGGGTGGGCTTTGGGGCGATGTACGGCTTTAGCCCCCCTCCAACGCCAATTCGCCAAACACCTTTTTGGCTAATGCCGATCAATTAGGAGCCAACAATACCCCTGTGGCGAGGGGGCTTGCCCCCGTTGGGCTGCGAAGCAGCCCCAATAAGACCGCTGAGTTTTTTCAGATAAACCGAGATGGCAGGTTTTAGGGCTGCTCCGCAGCCCAACGGGGGCAAGCCCCCTCGCCACAGGTCAGTATTCGCTCTCCAAATACGGCTGATTTTTCAAAGGCCTTGAAAGGCATAGCCCTCACACCGGCTGCAACTTCTGCTCAAACACCGACACCCCATCCAGGTCCCTCAAAATGACCGTCAGCTCCGCCGTCTGACCGTCAATCTGCACTTCCCCAAAAAACTGAAACCCGGCAAACGGCGAGGTGTTCTGCGCCGGTGGCGCTTTCTCGAACACCACCTGCGGCCCGAAGGTCTTGTCCAACGGATTAGGCCCAAAACTCCCCGCATTCAGCGGCCCCGCAACAAACTCCCAGAACGGCTCGAAATCCTGAAACGCCGCCCGGTCGGGGTGATAGTGATGGGCCGCGCAGTAATGCACATCGGCGGTCAGCCACACATGATTGCGCACTTTTTGCGCCCGCAGGAACGCCAGCAGTTCAGCGATTTCCAGCTCACGGCCTTGGGCCGGCCCCGGGTCGCCGTTGGCGATGGCTTCCCAGCGCGGCACGCCTGGGCTGACTTCACCGTCGGGCACGCCGAGGCCGATGGGCATGTCGGCAGCAATGACTTTCCACTGGGCCTTGGAGGCCTTGAGTTCGCGCTTGAGCCAGTCCAACTGCTCACGCCCGAGAAAAGGTTTTTCGCCGCCCAGGTTGTCATCGTTGGGCCCACGATAGCTGCGCATGTCGAGCACGAACACATCCAGCAGCGGCCCGTAACTGAGCTTGCGATAGATGCGCCCACCCTGGTCGGCACTCTGCAGGCGCATCGGTGCATATTCGAGCCAGGCTTGGCGCGCGCGACCTACCAGAGTGTTGATGTCTTTGGTCTGGTAACGATCATCCAGTTGCTTGCTCGGCGACCAGTTGTTGATTACTTCGTGGTCGTCCCACTGCCAGATCTGCGGCACTTCGGCGTTGAAGCGGCGGATGTTTTCGTCCATCAGGTTGTAGCGATAGTTGCCGCGATATTCATCCAGGGTTTCGGCGACTTTGCTTTTGGCCTCGGTAGTGATGTTGCGCCAGATACGCCCGCCTTCGGTGGGCAACTGCGCCGGCACCGGGCCGTCGGCGTAGATGGTGTCGCCACTGTGGATAAAGAAGTCCGGCAGGCGCAGGCGCATGGCTTCGTAGATGCGCATGCCGCCGATGTCCGGGTTGATGCCAAAGCCTTGGCCGACGGTGTCGCCGCTCCACACAAAGCGGATGTCCCGGCGCTGTTGCGGCACGCTGCGCAAGTGGCCGAACCACGGTTCGCTGGCGACGCCGGTCTGGGCGTCTTCAAACTGCACGCGGTAGAAAATCGCCTGGTCGGCGGGCAGCCCCGTCAGCTCGACCCGGGCGGTAAAATCGGTGCGCCCGTCAGCCAGGGGTGAGACGAATCGGCGCGGGTTGCTGAACACGCTGCGGGTATCCCACTCCACCACCATCCGCGCCGGGCGGTCACTGCGGCTCCAGATCATCGCCCGGTCGCCCAGCAAGTCACCGGACTGCACACCATCGGTGAGTTGCGGGCGGTCCTTGACCGAAGCAATCACCGCCGGCGCCAGGCCGGGCAACAACAGACCGGCCCCGACGGCTTGCATCACACGGCGGCGACCGAGATCGAAGTGGCTCATGGCGGGTTCCCCTTTTGCTGGATCAAAAGGGAAACTTAAGCACGCCAGGATGAAAAACATATGACACCTGTAGCCGCTGCCGCCAGGCTGCGATCGCCTCGCAGAGGCGCAACCTATCAAGACCGCTGAAGGCCTTCGGCCTTATCGCAGGCTACGCCAGCGGCTACAGTGGTTTTGGTTGGGCAATGGGCAGCTCGATCAGTTCGGGACGTTTGATCAACGCATACACCACCGCCGTCAACACACTCCCGGCGACAATCGCCAGCAAATACAACAGCGCGTGGTTGATCGCATTCGGGATCAGCATCACAAACAACCCGCCATGGGGCGCCATCAGCTTGCAGCCAAAATACATCGACAGCGCACCGGTCAATGCACCGCCGGCAATGCTCGCCGGAATCACCCGCAATGGGTCCTTGGCCGCAAACGGAATGGCCCCTTCGGAGATAAAGCACATGCCGAGAATCAACGCCGCCTTGCCTGCCTCGCGTTCGGTCTGGGCAAACTTGCGCCGCGCCAGGAGCGTGGCGATGCCCATGCCAATCGGCGGCACCATGCCGGCCGCCATGGTCGCAGCCATCGGTGCACCGCTCTGTGCCGCCAGCAACCCGACGGAAAACGCATAGGCCGCCTTGTTGATCGGCCCACCCAGGTCGACACACATCATCCCGCCCAGCAGGATCCCCAACAGCACCGCATTGGCCGTGCCCATGTTGCTGAGAAAGTCCGTCAGCCCGGTGAGCATATGCGCCACCGGCGGGCCTACCAGGTAGATCATCACCAGCCCGGTGAACAGGCTCGCCAGCAACGGGATGATCAGGATCGGTTTGAGGGCTTCAAGGCTTTGCGGCAAGCGTACCGCGCGGCTGATCAGTTTTACGCTGTAGCCGGCGAGGAAACCCGCCAGGATCCCGCCGATAAACCCGGCACCCAAGGTGCTGGCCAGCAAGCCGCCAATCATCCCCGGCGCGAGGCCAGGGCGGTCAGCGATGGAGTAAGCGATGTAACCCGCCAGCAACGGCACCATCAGCATGAATGCCTGGTCACCGACGGTCTTCAGTGCTGCGGCCAACGTGCCTTTTTCTTCGAACGCGTGAATACCAAAGACGAAGGACAAAGCAATCAGCAAACCGCCTGCCACCACCATCGGCAGCATGAATGACACACCGGTCAGCAGATGTTTGTAGACCCCTGTCTTCTCGGTCTTGGCGGCGACACCGCTGGCAGCGCTTTCCTGCTTGCCTTCAGCCAGTGCTTTATTGAGGGTGGCTTCCGATTGCTTGAGGGCAATGCCAGTGCCGCAGCGGTAGATTTTCTTACCGGCGAAACGCTCGGTGGCGACTTCGATATCGGCTGCCAGCAGTACCACGTCGGCGTCACGAATCGCTTCCGGACTCAGCGGGGTACGAGCGCCCACCGAACCCTGGGTTTCCACCTGCAAGTCGTAACCCAAGCGCTTGGCCGTTTGTTGCAAGGCTTCAGCAGCCATGAAGGTGTGGGCAACGCCGGTTGGGCATGCGGTGATCGCGACAATACGCGGCGCGCTTTTGGGTGCGACCACAGCCTCGCTCGCGACATACACCTGGGCCTCTTCGGCGCCCCTGCGCAACACGGCCTCGACATCTTGCAACGCTTGCGCCGGAGTGCTCTGGAACACGCGCTTACCGACAAACCGCTGCTTATCCACCGGCGTACTGCTGACCAGCAACACCCACTCGGCCGCCTCGATCGTCGCCGCCGACAATTGGCGTTCCGGATGTTGTGTGTCGACCACTTCGACACTGGTGCTCCAGCCCTGGCGCTGAGCGGCGGCGTCCAATAAGCGGGCGCACAGCACACTGGTGACCATGCCGTTGGGGCAGGCAGTAACAATGGCTAACTTCATGACAAACCCTCTTATTGTTCTGTCAGCGTGCGCACGTGGACGCCGCTTTCGAGACGCGCCAACTGCGCGTCATCGCTGATACCAAAACCGATCTGCGTCACCGCCATTGCGGCAATGGCCGTGGCCCGGCGCAAGGTGGTTTCGGGCACATCGAAACTGAGCAAACCGTGGAGCATTCCCGCCAGCAGTGAGTCCCCTGCCCCTACGGTGCTGGCAACCGTGACCTTGGGCGGCGTAGCGTGCAGTGCCGTGCCGGGACTGAACCAGTTAACGCCGTCGGCACCGTGGGAAATCACCACGTGTTCGACACCTTGGGCATGCAACCGCACGGCGGCCTGGGCCTGTTGCGCGACCGAGTCCGCCGGGCAATCCAGCGCTTCAGCCAGTTCTTCGGTATTGGGTTTGATCAACCACGGGCCGGCTTTGAGCCCGGCACGCAAGGCCTCGCCACTGGTATCCAGCACGACTTTCAAGCCCAGGCTTTTCAATTGTTCCAGCAAGCCTTGCAACCACTGCGGGCTGACGCCACGAGGCAGACTGCCGGCGACCACCACTGCGTCGTACCCAGGAGCAATCCGCGCCAACTGATCGAGCAATGCCTGTTGCGCCTGCTCACTGACCACCGGGCCTGGGCCGTTGATGTCAGTGACACGGCCGTCCTGCTCGGCGATCTTGATGTTGCTGCGGGTTTCGCCGGGGACGCGGATGAAGGCATCGACGAAACCACGTCGAGCGATCAACACATCGAACGCTTGTGGATTGTCTTCACCGAGAAAACCGCCCACGGTCACCTGATGGCCCAAGTCCGCCAGCACTTGGGCGACATTGACGCCCTTGCCGGCCGCGTGGGTGAGCATGGCTCCACTGCGATTGACTGCGCCCGGTTCCAGGCGCGCCAATGGCACTGTCAGGTCCAACGCCGGGTTCAGCGTCAGGCTTAAAATCCTTGCCATTTACACGGCCTCCACAAGGGCACGCACTTGCGCGGGAGTGCCCATCGCCAGCGCTTGTTGAGCCAGGCCTTGGGCCTGGCTCAAGGTAAATTCACGCACCCGCGCCTTGACCTCGGGGATGCTGCGGGCAGAGACGCTCAGCTCATCAACACCCAGGCCAACCAGCACCGGAACGGCCAACGGGTCTGCCGCCAGCTCTCCGCACACGCCAACCCATTTGCCATGGGCATGGGCCGCACGCACGGTGATGTCGATCAGTTGCAACACCGCCGGGTGCAAGCCATCGGCCTGGGCCGAGAGCGTCGGATGGCCACGGTCGATGGCCAGGGTGTACTGGGTCAGGTCGTTGGTGCCAACGCTGAAAAAGTCCACTTCCTTGGCCAGCACCGGCGCCAACAACGCGGCGGACGGTACTTCGATCATGATGCCCAACTGCAAGTCGGCCACCGGAATTTCCAGGCGCAGGCGCTCGGTCATGTCCCGGGCCTGACGCCACTCATCGACGCTGCCAACCATGGGGAACATGATCCGCAGCGGACGCTTATCCGCCGAGCGCAGCAGTGCGCGCAGTTGCGCTTCCATGATCTGTGGGCGTTGCAGGGTCAGGCGAATGCCGCGCACACCGAGGAAAGGATTTTCTTCCTTGGCGATCGGCCAATACGGCAGCGGTTTGTCGCCACCGACATCCAGGGTTCGCACCACCAGCGGACGACCACCGAGACCGTCGAGTACACGGCGATATTCGGCTTCCTGAGTGGCCTCGTCCGGCGCCTGTTTGTGGGCCATGAAAATCAGTTCGGTACGCAGCAGACCAATGCCTTCGGCGCCCTGCTCCACCGCGCTGGCAACACCGGCGCTTTCACCGATATTGGCGAACACTTCCACGGCATGGCCGTCGCGCGTCAAGGCTGGCTCGTGGCGCTGGGCAGCAGCGGCTTGCAGGCGTTGCTCGCGGGTATCGCGCTCCTGAGTGGCGCGTTGCAAGGTGGCCGCGTCGGCGTCCACATGCAGACGGCCGCGCTGACCATCCAGCAACAGCGGTGTGCCCGAGGCCAGCAGCAGCACCGACGCACCTGCGCCCACCAGCGCCGGAATGCCCAAAGCACGCGCGACGATGGCGCTGTGGGCTGTAGCGCCGCCACGGGCGGTGAGGATGCCGGCAACGCGTGTTGGGTCAAGACGGGCCACGTCCGACGGGCCGACTTCGTCCATCACCAGGATGTAGGGTTCATCAGGCTCTTGTGCGGTTTCGACGCCGCACAATTGCGCCAATACTCGGCGGCCAATGTCCCGCAAGTCGGCGGCACGCTCGGCCAGCAGCGCGTCCTGCAAAGATTCCTGCTGCTTGGCGGCGGCTTCGATCACGCTCATCCACGCAGCTTCGGCGCTTTCACCTTGCTTGAGGCGGGTGTCGACTTCGTCGGTCAGTTCCGGGTCGTCGAGCATTTCCTGGTGGGTGATGAAGATTTCGCGAATGGCTTTGGATTTGCTGCGCTCGATCAGGCCCTGGATATCGTGGCGCACATCCGTCAGCGCAGCGTGCAGGCGCTGGCGTTCAATAGCGGTCGTTTCACCACGCAGCGGGTACTCGAAGGGTTGCAGCACCTGAATATGCGCCGGACCGATAGCAATACCGGGCGCAGCGGCGATGGCCTGGATCAGACTGCCGGATAACGGCGCGCTGATCTGCGGTTCGATATCGATGACTGGGTGTGCGGTGTTACCTACAGGCAGCGGCTCGACTTCTTCTCCGAGCCCTTCTTCCACTGCTGCCAACAAAGCGGGTAATGCATCGCCGGCGATGGCTGGCTCGGCGACAAACTCCAGTACCTGGCCACGCCGGGCGCCGAGGCTCAGCAGCTTGCTCAGGCTTTTCACCGACACGGTGCCGCCTTGGCCGTCGACGATACGCACGCGGATTTCACCGTCAAAACTTTTCGCCAGTTGCGCAAGGATCTTCGCCGGACGCGCGTGCAAGCCATGGGCGTTAGCCAAGGCGATTCGTGCGCTGGGCCAATCGGCGGGCAGTTCACCACCGAGCACTTCCAATACTGCACGGCTGCTGGTGGCGCGGCCCAGTTCCTGGCCCCTGCCCTCTATCAGCAAGGCGCACAGGCGTTCTAGCAAGGCTTGATGAGCTTCGCCGAGACTGGCCAGGCAGAACAGGCCACTCAGGGGCTGGCCCAAGTAACGCATGGGCTTGTCCGGGGTGACGAAAGCCAAGCCAGGACGCTTGACCGTTTGCTCGCTGTGCAACCACCACAGGCCATCGCCCAGCGGCAGCGCATCAACCTGTTGCAGCACGGCGGCAAAGCCATTGCTCACGCAATCGGCCTGGCGCAACAGGCGGGCGCCGCGCCACACCAGCTCTTCAAAATCATCAGCGGACACCCCGAGGCCAATCATCTGCGCATCCAGCGCCAGTTCCTGCGGCGCGCCTTGCAACAACTTCAGCAGGGCTTCGGCGGAACTGGCGCGACACAACGCCTGGCCCAGGTCGGTTTCACCGAGGGCACGGGTCAGCAGTTGCAGCAGGCGCAGGTGTTCGTCGGATTTAGCGGCAATGCCGATCGCCAGGTAGACGATCTGGCCATCACCCCAATCCACGCCTTCAGGGAATTGCAGCAGGCGCACGCCGGTGGCGAACACTTGGTCACGGGTTTCGGGAGTGCCATGAGGGATGGCGATGCCTTGACCAAGAAAGGTCGAGCCTTGGGCTTCACGGGCTTGCAAGCCACTGAGGTAGCCTTCGGCGACCAGGCCATCAGCCACCAATTTATCTGCGAGCAAGTGCAAGGCAGCAGACTTATCCACAGCCGTCTGGCCCATGGATATCTGCTCTATGGTGAGCTCAAGCATGCCGTTCTCCTAGTTAGTGCGCCGGGCGCACTAGGTATTATTTTGAATAAATCAGTGCAAATGCGTTCGAAAAAATTGACTGGGTGGTCAGTTGGCAGAACCAACCCGGTCGCGATAATCGTAAAAATACGCCTGCTGAAACGTTTAATCTAGAATTTATGGCAGGTTACGCGTTAATTAAGCATGCTTGAAGCGCCACTCGGCGCTTGAGCTGAGACAATGGTCGTCTGCTGGAATCGGTTACGATTGGACAAAATGTCGGGGCAAGCTCTAAAAAACAAGGAAATCCCGGTTTGAAACTCAGTGATATCGCGCGCATAGCCGGTGTGTCAGTCACCACCGCCAGCTACGTCATCAATGGCAAGGCCGAACAGCAACGCATCAGCAGCGCAACCGTCGAGCGGGTGCGTGCAGTGGTTGAAGAACACGGCTTTACGCCCAACCCTCAGGCCGCCGGGCTGCGCAGCCGGCACACCCGTACCCTGGGTTTTATTCTGCCGGACCTGGAAAACCCCAGTTACGCACGGATCGCCAAGCTTTTGGAACAAGGCGCGCGGGCGCGTGGCTATCAATTGCTGATCGCCAGCTCCGACGACGACGCCGACAGCGAACGTCAATTGCTGAAACTGTTCCGTGCCCGGCGCTGCGATGCGTTGTTCGTCGCCAGTTGCCTGCCGGCCAGCGACGACAGCTACCGCGAGCTGCAAGCCAAGGGCCTGCCGGTGATTGCCATCGACCGGGTGATGGAGCCTACCCAGTTCTGCTCGGTGGTCAGCGACGACCACCAGGCGTGCCAGCAATTGACCAGCAGCTTGCTGCAACCCGTGCCCCGGCAGATTGTACTGATCGGCGCCCGGCCAGAACTGAGCATCAGCCAGGAGCGCGCTGCAGGCTTCAAGGAAGCCTTGAACGGCTTCACCGGTGAGGTGCTGATCGAACACGGCGAGGCCTTCAGTCGCGACTGTGGCCGACAGTTGATGGAAGAATTACTGCAACGCCTTGGGCATTTGCCTGACGCGCTGGTGACCACCTCCTACGTGCTGCTGCAAGGTGTCTTCGACGCGCTGCATGACTTCCCACTCAGGTCCCGGCCGTTGCGCCTGGGCACCTTCGGCGATACCCAGTTGCTGGACTTCCTGCCGTTGCCGGTCAACGCCATGGCCCAGCAGCACTCGTTGATCGCCGATACGGCGCTGCGCCTGGCCTTGGCGGCCATTGAAGAAGAACAGTACCAGCCGGGCGTCCATGCCATCGGCCGCACGTTCAAGCAACGGATTCACGAGGCCTGAGCGTGGAGCTGATCGACAGCCACACTCACCTGGATTTTCCGGACTTCGATGCCGATCGCAATGAAGTCCTGAACCACAGTCGCCAGTTGGGCGTACGGC is a genomic window of Pseudomonas sp. ADAK18 containing:
- a CDS encoding FecR family protein, with product MNRSEPTPEQVAAAAQWLTVLHSGEADESQRQACAVWRDADPGHALALSRLEILWGRFDGLPASRSRKTLERAFAAQRKPALRRAGTALVLLVAAAVAWQGVRQAPVWLADQRTGVGERRSMMLEDHSQLQLNSDSAVDIEFDGQRRLIDLRRGELWVEVAKDPQRPFVVRTEQGTVTALGTRFLVRREDGQTRVTVLESAIAAQPARVSSAAARVAAGQQALLYADHVDGLTTLGTADPASWTRGVLKVDDRPLLEVLDELARYRRGVLHYDRQALAGLRVSGSFPLDNSDAALAALQTSLPIRLQRFTDWLVVIKSDK
- a CDS encoding PTS fructose-like transporter subunit IIB, whose product is MKLAIVTACPNGMVTSVLCARLLDAAAQRQGWSTSVEVVDTQHPERQLSAATIEAAEWVLLVSSTPVDKQRFVGKRVFQSTPAQALQDVEAVLRRGAEEAQVYVASEAVVAPKSAPRIVAITACPTGVAHTFMAAEALQQTAKRLGYDLQVETQGSVGARTPLSPEAIRDADVVLLAADIEVATERFAGKKIYRCGTGIALKQSEATLNKALAEGKQESAASGVAAKTEKTGVYKHLLTGVSFMLPMVVAGGLLIALSFVFGIHAFEEKGTLAAALKTVGDQAFMLMVPLLAGYIAYSIADRPGLAPGMIGGLLASTLGAGFIGGILAGFLAGYSVKLISRAVRLPQSLEALKPILIIPLLASLFTGLVMIYLVGPPVAHMLTGLTDFLSNMGTANAVLLGILLGGMMCVDLGGPINKAAYAFSVGLLAAQSGAPMAATMAAGMVPPIGMGIATLLARRKFAQTEREAGKAALILGMCFISEGAIPFAAKDPLRVIPASIAGGALTGALSMYFGCKLMAPHGGLFVMLIPNAINHALLYLLAIVAGSVLTAVVYALIKRPELIELPIAQPKPL
- a CDS encoding alkaline phosphatase — protein: MSHFDLGRRRVMQAVGAGLLLPGLAPAVIASVKDRPQLTDGVQSGDLLGDRAMIWSRSDRPARMVVEWDTRSVFSNPRRFVSPLADGRTDFTARVELTGLPADQAIFYRVQFEDAQTGVASEPWFGHLRSVPQQRRDIRFVWSGDTVGQGFGINPDIGGMRIYEAMRLRLPDFFIHSGDTIYADGPVPAQLPTEGGRIWRNITTEAKSKVAETLDEYRGNYRYNLMDENIRRFNAEVPQIWQWDDHEVINNWSPSKQLDDRYQTKDINTLVGRARQAWLEYAPMRLQSADQGGRIYRKLSYGPLLDVFVLDMRSYRGPNDDNLGGEKPFLGREQLDWLKRELKASKAQWKVIAADMPIGLGVPDGEVSPGVPRWEAIANGDPGPAQGRELEIAELLAFLRAQKVRNHVWLTADVHYCAAHHYHPDRAAFQDFEPFWEFVAGPLNAGSFGPNPLDKTFGPQVVFEKAPPAQNTSPFAGFQFFGEVQIDGQTAELTVILRDLDGVSVFEQKLQPV
- a CDS encoding sigma-70 family RNA polymerase sigma factor; translated protein: MQPDSPRNRLVGLLYSDHHGWLHNWLRKKLGCSQRAADLAQDTFIRLLSLAEPERLQEPRAFLTTTAIRLLIDGERRRKLERAYLAVLAHESADAAAISPEELHQILELLESVARLLDGLAEKTRQAFLLNRLDGWTHAEIAEHLGVSKSMIKQYIAQVMVHCYTLLYVPTP
- the cra gene encoding catabolite repressor/activator; this encodes MKLSDIARIAGVSVTTASYVINGKAEQQRISSATVERVRAVVEEHGFTPNPQAAGLRSRHTRTLGFILPDLENPSYARIAKLLEQGARARGYQLLIASSDDDADSERQLLKLFRARRCDALFVASCLPASDDSYRELQAKGLPVIAIDRVMEPTQFCSVVSDDHQACQQLTSSLLQPVPRQIVLIGARPELSISQERAAGFKEALNGFTGEVLIEHGEAFSRDCGRQLMEELLQRLGHLPDALVTTSYVLLQGVFDALHDFPLRSRPLRLGTFGDTQLLDFLPLPVNAMAQQHSLIADTALRLALAAIEEEQYQPGVHAIGRTFKQRIHEA
- the pfkB gene encoding 1-phosphofructokinase — its product is MARILSLTLNPALDLTVPLARLEPGAVNRSGAMLTHAAGKGVNVAQVLADLGHQVTVGGFLGEDNPQAFDVLIARRGFVDAFIRVPGETRSNIKIAEQDGRVTDINGPGPVVSEQAQQALLDQLARIAPGYDAVVVAGSLPRGVSPQWLQGLLEQLKSLGLKVVLDTSGEALRAGLKAGPWLIKPNTEELAEALDCPADSVAQQAQAAVRLHAQGVEHVVISHGADGVNWFSPGTALHATPPKVTVASTVGAGDSLLAGMLHGLLSFDVPETTLRRATAIAAMAVTQIGFGISDDAQLARLESGVHVRTLTEQ
- the ptsP gene encoding phosphoenolpyruvate--protein phosphotransferase, whose amino-acid sequence is MLELTIEQISMGQTAVDKSAALHLLADKLVADGLVAEGYLSGLQAREAQGSTFLGQGIAIPHGTPETRDQVFATGVRLLQFPEGVDWGDGQIVYLAIGIAAKSDEHLRLLQLLTRALGETDLGQALCRASSAEALLKLLQGAPQELALDAQMIGLGVSADDFEELVWRGARLLRQADCVSNGFAAVLQQVDALPLGDGLWWLHSEQTVKRPGLAFVTPDKPMRYLGQPLSGLFCLASLGEAHQALLERLCALLIEGRGQELGRATSSRAVLEVLGGELPADWPSARIALANAHGLHARPAKILAQLAKSFDGEIRVRIVDGQGGTVSVKSLSKLLSLGARRGQVLEFVAEPAIAGDALPALLAAVEEGLGEEVEPLPVGNTAHPVIDIEPQISAPLSGSLIQAIAAAPGIAIGPAHIQVLQPFEYPLRGETTAIERQRLHAALTDVRHDIQGLIERSKSKAIREIFITHQEMLDDPELTDEVDTRLKQGESAEAAWMSVIEAAAKQQESLQDALLAERAADLRDIGRRVLAQLCGVETAQEPDEPYILVMDEVGPSDVARLDPTRVAGILTARGGATAHSAIVARALGIPALVGAGASVLLLASGTPLLLDGQRGRLHVDADAATLQRATQERDTREQRLQAAAAQRHEPALTRDGHAVEVFANIGESAGVASAVEQGAEGIGLLRTELIFMAHKQAPDEATQEAEYRRVLDGLGGRPLVVRTLDVGGDKPLPYWPIAKEENPFLGVRGIRLTLQRPQIMEAQLRALLRSADKRPLRIMFPMVGSVDEWRQARDMTERLRLEIPVADLQLGIMIEVPSAALLAPVLAKEVDFFSVGTNDLTQYTLAIDRGHPTLSAQADGLHPAVLQLIDITVRAAHAHGKWVGVCGELAADPLAVPVLVGLGVDELSVSARSIPEVKARVREFTLSQAQGLAQQALAMGTPAQVRALVEAV